In Bradyrhizobium sp. CCBAU 051011, the following are encoded in one genomic region:
- a CDS encoding SGNH/GDSL hydrolase family protein has product MSRHCPFRLSILLTVSAAGLALLTPASVLPMHAQTAPQQTAQQAALSDSAQTENKAERKPAETTAPKAAPSAAANPAAQRGVTGMAIDKVKEVAKSASDIFNRVPCLPPKGGSKSMGSLPRVASKLVAGQPVVIVAFGSSSTAGYGATSPEFNYPNRLAAQLRRQYPTANIAVVNAGKGGEDAPEMMKRLETSVLDMHPDLVIWQVGTNAVLRNLDPAETAKLVEEGIGRIQAAGADVVLIDPQYSPRVNEHAESAGKMMSLLNKVAELRKVGVFPRFAVMKDWHEKQAIPIENFVIADGLHMSDWGYACFAQLLGDDIIKSVGQIKLGVAVPADVRAYRPM; this is encoded by the coding sequence ATGAGTCGTCACTGCCCTTTTCGTTTGTCGATATTGCTGACTGTCTCCGCCGCGGGCCTGGCGCTGCTGACGCCTGCCTCGGTCTTGCCGATGCATGCCCAGACGGCCCCGCAACAGACCGCCCAGCAAGCGGCGCTGTCCGATAGCGCCCAAACTGAAAACAAGGCTGAGAGGAAGCCGGCCGAAACCACCGCGCCAAAGGCCGCGCCGTCGGCGGCCGCCAATCCTGCGGCGCAGAGGGGCGTTACCGGCATGGCGATCGACAAGGTGAAGGAGGTCGCGAAATCGGCCAGCGACATATTTAACCGCGTTCCGTGCCTGCCGCCCAAGGGCGGCTCCAAATCGATGGGGTCGCTGCCGCGCGTCGCGAGCAAGCTCGTCGCCGGCCAGCCGGTGGTGATCGTGGCGTTCGGATCGTCGTCGACTGCGGGCTACGGCGCGACCTCGCCGGAATTCAACTATCCCAACCGGCTCGCCGCGCAATTGCGCCGGCAATATCCGACCGCGAACATCGCCGTCGTCAATGCCGGCAAGGGTGGCGAGGACGCGCCGGAAATGATGAAGCGGCTGGAGACCTCCGTTCTCGATATGCATCCGGATCTGGTGATCTGGCAGGTCGGCACCAACGCGGTGCTGCGTAATCTCGATCCCGCCGAGACCGCAAAGCTCGTCGAGGAAGGCATCGGGCGCATTCAGGCCGCGGGCGCCGACGTCGTGCTGATCGATCCGCAATATTCGCCGCGCGTCAACGAGCACGCCGAAAGCGCCGGCAAGATGATGTCACTGCTCAACAAGGTCGCCGAGCTGCGCAAGGTCGGCGTCTTCCCGCGCTTTGCGGTGATGAAGGACTGGCACGAAAAGCAGGCGATCCCGATCGAGAATTTCGTGATCGCCGACGGCCTGCACATGAGCGACTGGGGCTACGCCTGCTTCGCCCAACTGCTCGGCGACGACATCATCAAGTCGGTCGGCCAGATCAAGCTCGGCGTCGCCGTGCCGGCGGATGTGCGGGCCTATCGGCCGATGTGA